From the Cryptomeria japonica chromosome 2, Sugi_1.0, whole genome shotgun sequence genome, one window contains:
- the LOC131073674 gene encoding uncharacterized protein LOC131073674, translated as MDLKAAKISGRFGLLPLPKRLGRPTCVHIGNKNNMKKFVVNAASSGESGPGRMVDEDMLVLRKRMYEVRMEEINYIPPQHWMEWEKKWYPTYNSDVCSSLIWLQNILLNTRPGVTMAAAASISLSVPLCLLLLLIQCPITLNGLNPQLLSFLSR; from the exons ATGGATCTCAAAGCAGCTAAAATTAGTGGGAGATTCGGGTTACTGCCTCTGCCCAAAAGGTTAGGAAGGCCAACTTGTGTACACATTGGCAACAAGAACAACATGAAAAAGTTTGTTGTTAATGCTGCCAGCTCGGGCGAGTCAG GGCCTGGGAGAATGGTAGACGAGGATATGTTAGTTTTGAGAAAACGAATGTATGAGGTGAGAATGGAAGAAATAAATTATATCCCTCCACAGCACTGGATGGAGTGGGAAAAAAAGTGGTATCCCACATATAATTCAGATGTGTGTTCTTCCCTCATCTGGCTGCAAAACATACTGCTTAACACTAGACCTGGCGTTACCATGGCGGCTGCGGCTTCAATTTCGTTGAGTGTGCCACTTTGTCTCTTGCTTCTCCTTATTCAATGCCCAATTACTCTCAATGGACTAAATCCGCAGTTACTCAGCTTTTTGAGTCGGTAG